Proteins encoded in a region of the Thunnus maccoyii chromosome 4, fThuMac1.1, whole genome shotgun sequence genome:
- the LOC121895268 gene encoding uncharacterized protein LOC121895268, with the protein MALKKLLWTQPDTPYCKPPPIHMCVLKLEDQPRVVAWDFQDNKARAATIKNNKVAVISNGQSVTKVTLFEEFGTRFQEGRSYILRGRSLRGQSPPFFLSIGRCCQIFRTSDLAASEQLRTESVEALLHPSSPPTHLRDCRDAKGLMTIEGQVVEISALSQVRPGRDLVPLRRITLEQDTVRINLSLWREAAVTDLNIGDHVKFSHVKASTSDCRLQLQTTNCTETEKAKDTSVTAHIIGVMEVDSNKEELEVLLETGEVLKINEASWQPFDGDLKKGKVEIQVNGKHISHIQRSNREI; encoded by the exons ATGGCTCTAAAGAAACTGCTGTGGACCCAGCCAGACACGCCGTACTGCAAACCTCCACCAATACACATGTGTGTTCTTAAACTGGAAGATCAACCAAGGGTGGTAGCCTGGGACTTCCAGGATAACAAAGCACGGGCAGCCAcgataaaaaacaataaagtggCTGTCATCTCCAACGGCCAGTCAGTCACCAAAGTAACACTTTTCGAAGAATTCGGCACACGATTTCAAGAGGGAAGGAGCTATATCCTCAGAGGCCGCAGTCTGAGGGGACAGTCTCCCCCTTTCTTCCTGAGCATTGGTCGATGCTGCCAGATTTTTCGGACCTCAGACCTTGCAGCGTCTGAGCAGCTCCGCACTGAGTCCGTGGAGGCACTGCTGCACCCCAGTTCACCCCCTACCCATCTGCGTGACTGCAGAGATGCCAAGGGCCTCATGACCATCGAGGGACAGGTGGTTGAA ATATCTGCATTGAGCCAAGTCCGTCCAGGGAGAGACCTGGTCCCACTTCGGAGGATCACCCTTGAGCAG GACACAGTCAGGATTAACTTGAGCCTGTGGAGGGAGGCAGCGGTTACTGACCTCAACATTGGGGACCATGTCAAATTTTCGCATGTAAAAGCCTCCACCAGTGACTGCAGACTACAGCTCCAGACAACGAATTGTACTGAGACTGAG AAGGCAAAAGACACAAGTGTCACTGCGCACATCATTGGTGTGATGGAGGTGGACTCGAACAAGGAGGAACTTGAAGTACTCCTTGAAACTGGAGAGGTACTGAAAATCAATGAAGCTTCATGGCAGCCATTTGATGGGGATCTAAAGAAAGGAAAGGTGGAGATCCAAGTTAATGGCAAGCACATCAGCCATATTCAGCGTTCAAACAGAGAGATCTAA